A single genomic interval of Picosynechococcus sp. PCC 7003 harbors:
- a CDS encoding eIF2A-related protein — translation MINRPGPSFPTLRPIVQRLTDRLWSSPRRDDDQPGLYCVRCDYQAQEQELLAQLQGNLKLRWHQVFSQFTAAYYSDLALADLNGKAKGLLCLWLAPQAQDLEDILNLLAATLINLGIQPLHINGAMVFGLTPAVKLTAATFQRQIAPWIVVLPTADDQQRQMPDGLTTATDLGEITWSPQALNDFWQRTEQDYFQKLTVAGPLTFPDHHCWNLAPGQRRSQELDLATKTLGNGAGLLCFIRGRQAHHNQQWQTAQQAYQESLRHYCRGEQGMDWLKVLRDNPNSPLLEQLPPSQGQRMALILFHLGLLLGDRPQHYQAPSPEGEQALQYLRLSRCLWERQEQWAWVSQLSLLIGVFLQQWQRGSALGDLAWSLLKGVQEPWPPDLLAQHYGLMAAIALQEQQWHKAQTLAQTALEHFQTLDEPPPVVVRAWSTLIFARASQSLGQVAQAIATLEEILIPIRSQLTTPETAPIPWGHWQQRLYDQIFACLGDLYRQTKDYRQAFDLTWERQQYEHNWGWRPFVGTQSLPDQWRHNLYSPPEPLSLVILRGSQRDRDLQALIDRLQRPQSNLILLHGATAVGKTSLLRAGLIPRLQSQPLNGRPVRVIYFKNYGQWGRRLVQQLHGDRPFCPWPNPPSLDPLVHLQQQQDSESLTVLIFDQFEQFFLQYPHPEERQDFLRFLAQSLQLPTVKVILSCRNEALAPLLDWEIEADLGEANHNLFDHRLRHRLGNLRPDAAIALLEQVATWAKLPLETALMQQLIEDLQDSHGEIRPLELQVIGAQLHQDHLYTREEYLGLGFPPKLLLLERSLLGIIRYCGDENRDLAWQFLHYFTDLRHSQLVLTKADILQLGRQFLGDRRLGEEKAELILHIFKTTGLIRYQLYGGQESYQLARPDLVEPIRHHYQAFQSQQWLQRITGREREMLWRRWWKVSVGTVWRLGLVAIALGFGLRWVELQRYQRWQGAQNTILMKLAEATKVLQDGAQPVEALRESIRAATVLRRLNEKDDEVVTPATRLKVLLALEQNFSTLAAATTSTTVRDFGQNFIPTAFRPPGDRQTITPDVPITDFAFVGNSFQLLLAQPNQPLRQWPNQDPALSLSNESITSLAWQPRGHFFVTGGENRRVTLHQRNGQVVQTLGGFRKKINVVAWSRDGKMFAAGSQDQTVRLWTETGELLQILTEHRGPITALQFSPDGKLLATAAGDRTVQIWQRRRNNSFFLVTQFPPFTTEIIDLQFGADSRHLGLMGQDHQVIVYPMTYENNNPVFGEALPINHQSNGPDRIGFYGALPLLITNTENHHLQFWQLDGTYLGSLAGHQAPVTQLHWHPQGKAIATLDQNNQLILWNLDLDELLQKSCRLLIYGDLGIPADQRQGDRQLCTTLLNLPPE, via the coding sequence ATGATCAATCGCCCTGGCCCGTCATTTCCCACGTTACGCCCCATTGTGCAGCGGTTGACCGACCGATTGTGGTCTTCCCCCCGTCGTGATGATGATCAGCCAGGACTTTATTGCGTTCGCTGCGACTACCAAGCCCAGGAACAGGAGCTTCTGGCGCAACTCCAGGGCAACCTAAAATTGCGATGGCACCAGGTCTTTTCTCAATTTACGGCGGCATATTATAGTGACCTGGCGTTGGCAGATTTAAACGGAAAAGCGAAGGGGCTACTTTGTCTTTGGCTAGCACCCCAGGCTCAGGATCTAGAGGACATTCTGAACCTGTTGGCAGCAACCCTAATTAATCTTGGTATCCAGCCGCTCCACATCAATGGAGCGATGGTTTTTGGGTTAACCCCAGCCGTTAAATTAACTGCGGCGACCTTTCAACGCCAAATTGCCCCCTGGATTGTGGTGTTACCGACGGCAGATGATCAACAGCGGCAAATGCCTGATGGGCTGACAACCGCAACGGATTTAGGGGAAATAACGTGGTCTCCCCAGGCCCTCAATGATTTTTGGCAACGTACAGAACAGGACTACTTTCAAAAACTAACGGTTGCTGGCCCCCTCACTTTTCCCGATCATCACTGCTGGAATTTAGCGCCCGGTCAACGCCGTTCTCAAGAATTAGACTTAGCCACTAAAACATTGGGCAACGGCGCTGGCTTGCTCTGTTTTATCCGCGGCCGACAAGCCCACCACAATCAGCAATGGCAAACAGCCCAGCAAGCCTATCAGGAGAGTTTGCGCCACTATTGCCGTGGGGAGCAGGGGATGGATTGGCTCAAGGTGCTGCGGGACAACCCAAATTCCCCTTTGTTAGAGCAATTACCGCCTTCCCAGGGGCAACGAATGGCCTTGATCTTGTTTCATTTGGGTTTACTCCTAGGCGATCGCCCCCAGCATTACCAAGCCCCCAGTCCGGAAGGAGAACAGGCTCTCCAATATCTCCGCCTGAGCCGTTGCCTCTGGGAACGACAAGAACAATGGGCCTGGGTCAGTCAACTGAGTTTATTGATTGGCGTATTTTTACAGCAGTGGCAGCGTGGGTCAGCCCTAGGGGATTTGGCTTGGTCACTCCTCAAGGGGGTTCAGGAACCTTGGCCACCCGATCTTCTGGCCCAACATTATGGTCTGATGGCGGCGATCGCCCTTCAGGAACAACAGTGGCATAAGGCCCAAACCCTTGCTCAAACAGCCCTAGAACATTTTCAAACCTTGGATGAACCGCCTCCGGTGGTTGTCAGGGCCTGGAGTACGCTCATTTTCGCCCGGGCCAGCCAATCCCTTGGTCAAGTTGCCCAGGCGATCGCCACCCTCGAAGAAATCTTGATCCCCATCCGCAGCCAACTCACAACGCCCGAGACAGCCCCTATCCCCTGGGGCCACTGGCAACAACGGCTCTATGATCAGATTTTTGCTTGCTTGGGTGATCTTTACCGACAAACGAAGGATTACCGTCAAGCCTTTGATCTCACCTGGGAACGCCAGCAGTACGAACACAACTGGGGTTGGCGGCCCTTTGTGGGGACTCAATCCCTACCAGATCAGTGGCGACATAACCTGTATTCGCCCCCTGAGCCCCTTAGTCTAGTGATACTCCGGGGTTCCCAACGGGATCGGGATCTCCAGGCATTAATCGACCGCTTGCAGCGCCCCCAGTCCAACCTGATTTTGCTCCACGGGGCTACCGCTGTGGGAAAAACATCTCTCCTCCGGGCGGGTCTGATTCCTAGGCTCCAAAGCCAGCCTCTAAATGGGCGGCCGGTGCGGGTTATTTATTTTAAAAATTATGGCCAGTGGGGCCGCCGCCTGGTACAACAACTCCATGGCGATCGCCCTTTTTGTCCCTGGCCAAATCCCCCCAGCTTAGATCCCCTCGTTCACCTCCAGCAGCAGCAAGATTCTGAATCCCTAACAGTTTTGATCTTTGATCAATTTGAGCAGTTTTTCTTGCAATATCCCCACCCCGAAGAACGTCAGGATTTTCTGCGCTTTTTGGCCCAGAGTCTCCAACTACCAACGGTGAAAGTGATCTTGTCCTGTCGTAACGAGGCCCTTGCGCCCCTGTTGGATTGGGAAATCGAGGCGGATCTAGGAGAGGCAAACCACAATCTTTTTGACCATCGTCTGCGCCATCGCCTGGGAAATCTTCGGCCTGATGCGGCGATCGCCCTTTTAGAACAGGTGGCAACCTGGGCCAAACTCCCTTTAGAAACAGCATTAATGCAGCAACTGATCGAAGATTTGCAGGATAGCCACGGAGAAATTCGCCCCCTCGAACTCCAGGTCATTGGCGCCCAACTGCACCAGGATCATCTCTATACCCGGGAGGAATATTTAGGGTTGGGTTTTCCGCCTAAATTGCTGCTGTTGGAGCGATCGCTGCTGGGGATTATTCGGTACTGCGGTGATGAAAATCGTGATTTGGCCTGGCAATTTCTCCATTACTTTACGGATCTGCGCCACAGTCAACTGGTGCTCACTAAGGCGGATATTCTCCAACTGGGTCGTCAATTCCTCGGCGATCGCCGCCTTGGGGAAGAAAAAGCAGAACTCATTTTGCATATTTTTAAAACAACGGGGCTAATTCGCTACCAACTCTATGGCGGCCAAGAGTCCTACCAACTAGCTCGACCTGATCTCGTTGAACCCATCCGGCACCACTACCAAGCCTTTCAGTCCCAACAATGGCTCCAGCGCATCACTGGCCGGGAACGGGAAATGCTCTGGCGGCGTTGGTGGAAGGTTTCTGTAGGCACCGTTTGGCGCTTGGGGCTGGTGGCGATCGCCTTGGGGTTTGGTCTGCGCTGGGTGGAACTGCAACGGTACCAACGCTGGCAGGGGGCGCAAAACACCATTTTGATGAAATTGGCCGAGGCCACCAAGGTGCTCCAGGACGGTGCCCAACCCGTTGAGGCCCTGCGAGAAAGTATCCGGGCAGCGACGGTCTTACGACGACTGAATGAAAAGGATGATGAGGTTGTCACTCCTGCAACCAGACTCAAGGTGCTCCTTGCCCTAGAACAAAATTTCAGTACCCTCGCTGCAGCGACCACTTCGACAACAGTGCGAGACTTTGGCCAAAATTTTATCCCCACCGCTTTTCGGCCCCCTGGCGATCGCCAAACCATTACTCCAGACGTGCCAATTACGGACTTTGCCTTTGTGGGAAATAGTTTCCAGCTTCTGCTCGCCCAGCCAAACCAGCCCCTAAGGCAGTGGCCCAACCAGGATCCAGCGTTGAGTCTTAGCAATGAGTCGATTACCAGTCTCGCCTGGCAACCCCGTGGTCACTTTTTCGTTACTGGAGGGGAAAATCGCCGGGTTACGCTCCACCAAAGGAATGGACAAGTTGTGCAAACCCTGGGAGGCTTCCGGAAAAAAATCAACGTCGTTGCCTGGAGTCGTGATGGGAAAATGTTCGCGGCGGGTAGCCAGGATCAGACGGTGCGCCTCTGGACGGAAACTGGGGAACTTTTGCAGATCTTGACGGAACACCGGGGGCCAATTACCGCCCTGCAGTTTAGCCCCGACGGGAAATTATTAGCGACGGCGGCAGGCGATCGCACCGTACAAATTTGGCAGCGGCGACGGAATAATTCTTTCTTTCTTGTGACCCAATTTCCCCCCTTTACTACAGAAATTATAGATCTCCAGTTTGGGGCCGATAGTCGTCACCTCGGCTTAATGGGGCAAGACCATCAGGTGATCGTTTACCCGATGACCTACGAAAACAATAATCCCGTCTTTGGGGAAGCACTGCCGATCAACCACCAAAGCAATGGCCCCGACCGCATCGGTTTTTATGGTGCTTTACCTTTACTAATCACCAATACAGAAAACCACCATCTGCAATTTTGGCAACTGGATGGCACCTATCTCGGCAGCCTCGCGG
- a CDS encoding cell division protein FtsQ/DivIB, which yields MTETTMATREQLREQRKQKQRQRTLRWFQGLWRSLALMGLAYGAFWVLDRPDWIIKSAAQITIEGNQVLPAERIRPLIPLTYPQPILTLKPQELEQAIEAQGAIAEALVSRRLVPPSLAIQVQERYPVARSQTPISSQGQSPLESGYLDAEGQWFPAAVYEPLSEYQPLPTLEVTGIRELQLPLWPELYQTLGRSPVKILSINWRDSNNLILNTELGSFHLGPDLTQLEAQLAAIAKLQQTLGTTIPAQDIQYIDLQNPDEPIIQSNKPIVPPVPKPETP from the coding sequence ATGACAGAAACAACCATGGCAACACGGGAGCAGCTCCGGGAGCAACGGAAGCAAAAACAACGACAGCGTACCCTCCGCTGGTTTCAAGGTCTATGGCGATCGCTGGCCCTGATGGGTTTAGCCTATGGCGCATTTTGGGTACTCGACCGACCCGATTGGATTATTAAAAGTGCCGCCCAAATCACCATTGAAGGCAATCAAGTCCTTCCGGCAGAGCGGATTCGTCCCCTAATTCCCCTCACCTATCCCCAACCGATCCTAACCCTCAAACCCCAGGAACTAGAGCAGGCCATTGAAGCCCAAGGGGCGATCGCCGAAGCCCTGGTTTCCCGTCGTCTAGTGCCCCCCAGCCTAGCGATCCAAGTCCAAGAGCGCTACCCTGTCGCCCGTTCCCAAACTCCCATATCGAGTCAAGGACAATCCCCCCTCGAATCGGGATACCTGGATGCCGAAGGACAGTGGTTTCCCGCCGCCGTTTATGAACCCCTCAGTGAATATCAGCCCTTACCGACCCTAGAAGTGACCGGAATTCGGGAATTGCAACTTCCCCTCTGGCCCGAACTCTATCAAACCTTGGGGCGATCGCCCGTCAAAATTTTGAGCATCAACTGGCGAGACTCTAACAATTTGATTTTGAACACCGAACTTGGTAGTTTTCACCTGGGGCCAGATCTCACGCAGCTCGAAGCACAATTAGCGGCGATCGCCAAGCTCCAACAAACCCTCGGCACAACCATTCCCGCCCAGGATATCCAATACATCGATCTACAAAATCCCGACGAGCCCATTATCCAAAGCAATAAACCCATCGTCCCCCCCGTTCCCAAGCCCGAAACACCCTAA
- the ftsZ gene encoding cell division protein FtsZ, with amino-acid sequence MSQNHLFQPHNASFDATGNHAASAEETASQFPIMPSSVAQIKVIGVGGGGCNAVNRMIEGGMSSIDFWAINTDAQALTNSKAKKRLQIGQKITRGLGAGGNSAIGRKAAEESRDEIAQALEGADLVFITAGMGGGTGTGAAPIVAEVAKDLGCLTVAVVTRPFKFEGRRRSNQAEEGIKELQSRVDTLLVIPNTKLLDMIPQETSMSEALRAADEVLRQGVQGISDIITISGLVNVDFADVRAVMADAGSALMGIGIGSGKSRAREAALMAISSPLMESSIEGAQGVVLNITGGHDLTLHEVNDAAEAVYEVVDPNANIIFGAVIDEHLQGEIKITVIATGFAAESQPAETPQPLPQQRRMQAVPQPDLSQAPPVPEAPRPRPAAPPQAQQPPAPRTGFPDIPDFLMRRSNRSKQ; translated from the coding sequence GTGAGCCAAAACCATCTATTCCAACCCCATAATGCTTCCTTTGATGCGACTGGAAACCATGCCGCCAGCGCCGAAGAAACCGCGTCGCAATTTCCGATCATGCCCAGCAGCGTTGCTCAGATTAAAGTCATCGGTGTGGGTGGTGGTGGCTGTAATGCGGTGAATCGGATGATTGAAGGGGGCATGTCGAGTATCGACTTTTGGGCGATTAATACCGATGCCCAGGCCCTGACCAACTCCAAAGCCAAAAAGCGCCTGCAAATTGGTCAAAAAATCACCCGGGGCCTTGGTGCTGGTGGTAATTCAGCCATTGGTCGCAAAGCTGCCGAAGAATCTCGTGATGAAATTGCCCAAGCCCTCGAAGGCGCGGATCTCGTCTTTATTACCGCTGGCATGGGAGGCGGTACCGGCACTGGCGCTGCCCCCATCGTTGCCGAAGTGGCCAAGGATTTAGGTTGTCTCACCGTTGCTGTGGTGACCCGACCCTTTAAATTTGAAGGACGCCGCCGCTCGAACCAGGCCGAAGAAGGCATCAAAGAACTCCAGAGCCGCGTCGATACCCTCTTGGTCATCCCCAATACAAAGCTCCTGGATATGATCCCCCAGGAAACCTCGATGTCCGAAGCCCTGCGCGCTGCCGATGAAGTGCTTCGCCAAGGGGTGCAGGGGATTTCCGATATTATTACCATCTCTGGTCTGGTGAATGTGGACTTTGCCGACGTGCGGGCGGTGATGGCCGATGCGGGTTCTGCCCTGATGGGGATTGGTATCGGTTCCGGTAAATCTAGGGCACGGGAAGCCGCCTTAATGGCTATTTCTTCGCCATTGATGGAGTCGTCCATTGAGGGAGCCCAAGGGGTTGTCCTAAATATTACTGGAGGCCACGATCTGACCCTGCATGAAGTCAATGATGCCGCAGAGGCCGTTTATGAAGTGGTCGATCCCAATGCCAATATTATTTTTGGGGCGGTGATCGATGAACATCTCCAAGGGGAAATCAAAATTACGGTTATTGCCACTGGGTTTGCCGCGGAGTCCCAGCCCGCAGAAACGCCCCAGCCTTTACCCCAACAGCGCCGGATGCAGGCGGTTCCCCAGCCGGATCTTTCCCAGGCTCCACCGGTGCCGGAGGCCCCTAGACCCCGTCCGGCTGCCCCACCCCAGGCCCAGCAGCCCCCCGCGCCCCGGACAGGCTTTCCTGATATTCCCGATTTTTTGATGCGCCGTTCTAATCGTTCTAAGCAGTAG
- the thiD gene encoding bifunctional hydroxymethylpyrimidine kinase/phosphomethylpyrimidine kinase: MVITPAIALTIAGSDSGGGAGIQADLKTFAFHGVHGTNAITCVTAQNTIGVTDVVALNSAMVTAQIEAVVGDIGVQAVKTGMLLNENIMEAVLAAAAIGRLPNWVLDPVMVSRTGVQLIDDGAIAFLQKQLIPLAQILTPNRYEAEILSGLTITNLATMEQAAQKIHQLGCGAVLVKGGAMTGTLQGVDVWFDGERLEVLKTECIQTPHTHGTGCTLSAAIAARLALGDAPFQAVNKAKTYVTEALKHSLAIGQGTGPVGHFYPLLS; encoded by the coding sequence ATGGTGATAACTCCGGCGATCGCCTTAACCATCGCAGGCTCCGATAGTGGCGGTGGGGCAGGTATCCAAGCAGATCTCAAAACCTTTGCCTTCCATGGCGTCCACGGTACCAATGCGATCACCTGTGTCACGGCCCAAAATACCATTGGCGTCACCGATGTGGTGGCCCTAAATTCGGCCATGGTGACCGCTCAAATTGAGGCGGTGGTCGGGGATATCGGTGTCCAGGCAGTGAAAACGGGGATGCTCCTGAACGAAAACATCATGGAGGCGGTTTTGGCGGCCGCAGCAATCGGTAGACTCCCCAACTGGGTTTTAGATCCGGTAATGGTTTCTCGCACAGGGGTACAGCTCATCGACGATGGGGCGATCGCCTTTTTACAAAAGCAATTAATCCCCCTCGCCCAGATCCTCACGCCAAACCGCTACGAGGCGGAGATTCTCAGCGGTCTGACAATTACAAATCTCGCCACCATGGAACAGGCGGCTCAGAAAATTCATCAGCTTGGTTGTGGGGCAGTGCTCGTCAAGGGGGGAGCGATGACCGGGACATTGCAAGGGGTGGATGTGTGGTTTGATGGCGAACGGCTCGAAGTTTTAAAAACAGAATGTATCCAGACCCCCCACACCCACGGCACGGGTTGTACCCTTTCGGCCGCGATCGCCGCTCGGTTAGCCCTGGGAGATGCGCCATTCCAAGCTGTCAACAAGGCAAAAACCTACGTTACAGAAGCCCTCAAGCATAGCCTAGCCATTGGTCAGGGGACGGGGCCAGTGGGCCATTTTTACCCCTTGTTGTCCTAG
- a CDS encoding GTP-binding protein, whose product MDSQQQERHFTLARASLQQALAWYGNTRRHWHYPPDPALKAAVRPELQQLQTAIAKLDQNLLRIATFGLVSRGKSAVINALIGEKMLETGPLHGVTQYPRAVRWPLTTEKLKIELVDTPGLDEIAGEARTKMAAEVAANSDLILFIIAGDITRTEYESLYELRQQHKPLLVVFNKIDLYPDCDRQSIFQQLQQLSQESTGTQFPLSPEEIVMVAAEPQPLAVRIEHPDGRIEEAWETPDAQIDPLRETIFTILSREGKSLMAVHALVQARQLQTAIAQKTLSHRQAEAEELIWNYAKSKGAAIALNPIGFLDILGGTFADLALIRALARLYGLPMTSYEAAKLWRNILISAGILFVAELGSGVFLGLGKTALSFESLTNPSTLGLYGTAALAQGGIAAYGSYVIGKVTQTYLQNGCSWGNLGASTTIKEILAQCDRQTLLYRLQTEMPRVA is encoded by the coding sequence ATGGATAGTCAACAACAGGAAAGGCACTTCACCCTGGCGCGGGCCAGTCTCCAGCAAGCCCTCGCTTGGTATGGCAACACCCGCCGCCATTGGCACTATCCCCCCGACCCGGCATTAAAAGCAGCCGTGCGGCCCGAATTGCAACAACTCCAAACGGCGATCGCCAAACTGGATCAAAATCTATTGCGTATTGCCACCTTTGGCCTGGTTAGTCGTGGCAAATCAGCGGTAATCAATGCCCTCATTGGCGAAAAAATGCTCGAAACTGGCCCCCTCCATGGGGTGACCCAATATCCAAGGGCGGTGCGTTGGCCCCTCACAACGGAAAAACTAAAAATTGAATTAGTTGATACCCCAGGCCTTGATGAAATTGCCGGGGAAGCCCGCACAAAAATGGCGGCAGAAGTCGCGGCAAACTCTGATTTGATTCTGTTTATCATTGCTGGAGATATTACCCGCACCGAGTACGAATCTCTCTACGAACTGCGCCAACAGCACAAACCGCTGCTGGTGGTATTTAACAAAATTGATCTCTATCCCGACTGCGATCGCCAAAGCATTTTCCAGCAACTCCAACAACTGAGCCAAGAATCAACGGGCACCCAGTTTCCCCTCAGTCCCGAAGAAATTGTCATGGTTGCCGCTGAACCCCAACCCCTCGCCGTCCGCATCGAACATCCCGATGGCCGCATTGAAGAAGCCTGGGAAACCCCCGACGCCCAGATTGATCCCCTGCGGGAAACAATTTTTACGATCCTCAGCCGCGAAGGAAAATCTTTGATGGCCGTCCATGCCCTTGTCCAGGCACGTCAACTACAAACGGCGATCGCCCAAAAAACCCTGTCCCATCGCCAAGCCGAAGCCGAAGAATTGATCTGGAACTATGCCAAATCTAAAGGTGCGGCGATCGCCCTGAATCCCATTGGTTTTTTGGATATCCTTGGGGGAACCTTTGCTGATTTAGCTTTGATCCGTGCCCTGGCCCGCTTATATGGATTACCCATGACGAGCTACGAGGCGGCCAAACTCTGGCGCAATATTTTGATCAGTGCGGGAATTTTGTTTGTGGCGGAACTGGGTAGTGGCGTCTTTTTGGGTCTAGGAAAAACGGCCCTCAGTTTTGAATCTTTAACCAATCCGAGCACCCTTGGTCTCTATGGCACCGCCGCCCTCGCCCAGGGGGGAATTGCCGCCTATGGTAGCTATGTGATCGGGAAAGTGACCCAGACTTATCTCCAAAATGGGTGCAGTTGGGGGAATCTGGGGGCGAGTACCACCATTAAAGAAATCTTGGCCCAGTGCGATCGCCAAACCCTGCTGTACCGACTGCAAACGGAGATGCCCCGCGTCGCCTAG